In Gambusia affinis linkage group LG06, SWU_Gaff_1.0, whole genome shotgun sequence, one DNA window encodes the following:
- the trip12 gene encoding E3 ubiquitin-protein ligase TRIP12 isoform X1, which translates to MSNRPNSNPGGSLRRSQRNTAAAQPQDHTAAGRLQSEQVKHKPNSPPESRRPNSKAPKATASSATGQSRGHSSRRSGLNLSVASLVLQDDSQAAGTSEQERPGHQSKSEGTRGLKRSDAPDQISVLGPTPSKKPKSVPPPKSNTSETKKGPAKSKKRQASSEAPASTGRNQSKKSAASLASPVQKRKKSDSFPGLSSTAGSLPNCTEGRTAKPTKLASKSAASAKAGCSNVTDSSSSASSSSSSSTTGTNSAATQGARLKQGKDQTKARRSRSASSPSPRRSTRDKEQAKTASSSKFDWATRFNPKVNLPKPKLSLPGTSKTETSKPGPSGLQAKLASLRKSTKKRSESPPAELPSFRRSTRQKTTGSCASTSRRGSGLGKRGAADARRQEKMADSDNNQDGANSSAARTDEASQGASASSSVAGAVGMTTSGESESDDSEMGRLQALLEARGLPPHLFGPLGPRMSQLFHRTIGSGASSKAQQLLQGLQATGDESQQLQAAIEMCQLLVMGNEETLGGFPVKSVVPALITLLQMEHNFEIMNHASRALTYMMEALPRSSAVVVDAIPVFLEKLQVIQFIDVAEQALTALEMLSRRHSKAILQARGLAHCLLYLEFFSINAQRNALAIAANCCQSITPDEFHFVDDSLSLLTQRLTHQDKKSVESTCLCFARLVDNFQHEENLLQQVASRDLLTNIQQLLVVTPPVLSSGMFIMVVRMLSLMCSNCPSLAVQLMKQNIAETLRFLLCGASNGSCQEQIELVPRSPQELYELTSLICELMPCLPREGIFAVDAMLKKGSAQTTEGAIWQWRDDRGLWHPYNRIDSRIIETAHQNGEDEISLSTLGRVYTIDFNSMQQINEDTGTARGIQRKPNPLANPNTGSHQEVRREDARAQLMKEDPELAKCFIKTLFGVLYEVYSSSAGPAVRHKCLRAILRIIYFADAELLKDVLRNHAVSSHIASMLSSQDLKIVVGSLQMADILMQKLPDIFSVYFRREGVMHQVKNLAESESFLVTSPPKACSSGTASLCTTTITSVSTTSANIATPDLGSPSFQHSMDDSLDLSPQGRLSDVLKRKRLPKRGPRRPKYSPPRDDDKVDNQVFFAAKSPTSTQSPKSSFLASLNPKTWGKLGAQTNNANSEPSRTAGVSGLARAPPKDSISNNREKIKAWIKEQASKFVERYFNAENVDGSNPALNVLQRLCTATEQLNLQVDGGLECLVEISNIVSESDVSSFEIQHSGLVKQLLIYLTSNADRDLLSRDVRLKRFLNIFAGCPLPGIEPVGRLDPTNNSAYMALVHKMNSCLSQMEQFPVKVHDFPSGNGNGSRGSQALKFFNTHQLKCQLQRHPDCTNVKQWKGGPVKIDPLALVQAIERYLVVRGYGRIREEDEDSDDDGSDDEIDESLAAQFLNSGSVRHRLQFYIGDHLLPYNMTVYQAVRQYSLQAEEERESTDDEANPLGRAGIWTKTHTIWYKPVREDEEGSKDSVGGKRGRAQTAPTKTSPRNAKKQDELWHGIQSKSNTELCDNAWPDGVCPSVANPLETYLTTEPPESITFDDPSLEVTLLLRILHSISRFWFYLYDNAACKEIIPTSEFINSKLTAKANRQLQDPLVIMTGNIPTWLIELGKTCPFFFPFDTRQMLFYVTAFDRDRAMQRLLDTNPEINQSDSQDSRVAPRLDRKKRTINREDLLKQAESVMQDLGSSRAMLEIQYENEVGTGLGPTQEFYALVSQELQRADLGLWRGEEITLANPKGNQEGTKYMFNSRGLFAVPFGRTTKPAHIAKIKMKFRFLGKLMAKAIMDFRLLDLPLGLPFYKWMLRHETSISSHDLMNIDPSVAKSIQHLEDIIRQKKRLEQDRSQTRETLQQALESLNMNGCSVEDLGLDFTLPGFPNIELKKGGKDVPVTIYNLEEYLRLVVYWTLNEGVSRQFDSFREGFESVFPLHHLQYFYPEELDQLLCGSKSETWDVKTLMECCRPDHGYTHDSRAIRFLFEVLSSFDAEQQRLFLQFVTGSPRLPVGGFRSLNPPLTIVRKTFESTENPDDFLPSVMTCVNYLKLPDYSSIEVMREKLLIAAREGQQSFHLS; encoded by the exons ATGTCCAACCGGCCTAATTCCAATCCAGGGGGGTCACTGCGCCGTTCACAGAGGAACACTGCTGCGGCCCAGCCACAAGACCACACAGCAGCTGGAAG GTTGCAGTCAGAGCAGGTAAAACATAAACCAAATTCCCCACCTGAAAGTAGAAGACCTAATTCTAAGGCTCCCAAAGCCACTGCCAGCTCAGCCACTGGCCAGTCCAGAGGGCACAGCTCAAGAAG AAGCGGTCTTAACCTATCAGTGGCTTCATTAGTGCTGCAAGACGACTCGCAGGCTGCGGGAACATCCGAACAGGAACGACCAGGCCACCAGTCAAAAAGTGAGGGCACCAGAGGGCTTAAACGAAGCGACGCTCCTGACCAAATTAGCGTCCTTGGGCCCACCCCTTCCAAGAAGCCCAAATCAGTCCCACCACCCAAAAGTAATACCTCAGAGACCAAGAAAGGCCCAGCTAAGTCCAAGAAGAGACAGGCTTCTTCAGAGGCACCTGCATCGACAGGTCGAAATCAGAGCAAGAAGAGTGCGGCCAGCTTGGCCTCTCCAGTCCAGAAACGGAAAAAATCAGACTCTTTCCCAGGTCTAAGTAGCACCGCTGGGTCTCTACCCAATTGTACCGAAGGCAGAACTGCAAAACCAACCAAGCTGGCGTCTAAATCGGCCGCCTCAGCCAAAGCTGGGTGTAGCAACGTGACAGACTcatcctcctctgcctcctcctcttcttcttcctctacCACAGGCACCAACAGTGCTGCTACGCAGGGCGCTCGTTTAAAACAGGGAAAAGATCAGACAAAAGCTCGTCGTTCCAGATCAGCATCTAGTCCCTCTCCGCGTCGCAGTACACGAGACAAGGAGCAGGCCAAAACCGCCAGCTCTTCAAAGTTTGACTGGGCAACACGCTTCAACCCCAAAGTAAACCTGCCAAAACCCAAACTTTCCTTACCTGGAACTTCCAAAACTGAGACCTCCAAACCTGGGCCATCTGGACTACAAGCTAAACTAGCAA GTTTGAGGAAATCCACAAAGAAGCGCAGCGAGTCTCCTCCAGCAGAGCTCCCCAGTTTTCGGCGGAGCACACGCCAGAAGACCACGGGCTCCTGTGCCAGCACCAG TCGGCGGGGCTCAGGCCTGGGCAAGCGCGGGGCAGCCGACGCTCGCCGACAGGAGAAAATGGCTGACTCCGACAACAACCAAGATGGGGCCAATTCATCAGCTGCTCGCACTGATGAGGCGTCACAAGGAGCTTCAG CTTCAAGCTCAGTTGCCGGAGCAGTGGGCATGACCACTTCTGGAGAGAGTGAGTCTGATGATTCAGAAATGGGAAGGCTTCAAG CGCTTCTGGAAGCCAGAGGTCTCCCACCACATCTTTTTGGACCACTGGGGCCCCGCATGTCGCAGCTGTTTCACAGGACCATAGGCAGTGGAGCCA GTTCCAAggcccagcagctgctgcagggccTTCAGGCCACAGGGGACGAGTCTCAACAGCTCCAAGCTGCCATTGAGATGTGCCAGCTGCTGGTGATGGGCAATGAGGAAACTCTTGGTGGATTTCCTGTCAAGAGTGTGGTGCCTGCTTTG ATTACACTGTTACAGATGGAGcataattttgaaatt ATGAATCATGCGTCGCGTGCGCTCACTTACATGATGGAGGCACTTCCTCGTTCTTCTGCTGTCGTGGTTGACGCTATTCCTGTCTTCCTGGAGAAA CTTCAGGTGATCCAGTTCATAGACGTAGCAGAACAAGCCCTCACAGCCTTGGAAATGTTGTCAAGGCGACACAGCAAAGCAATTTTACAGGCT AGGGGCCTGGCTCACTGCCTCCTCTACCTGGAGTTCTTCAGCATCAATGCCCAGAGGAATGCGTTGGCCATAGCAGCGAACTGCTGCCAGAGCATTACTCCAGACGAGTTTCACTTTGTTGATGATTCGCTCTCGCTGTTGACTCAGAGACTTACACATCAG GATAAGAAGTCCGTTGAAAGCACTTGTCTCTGTTTTGCCAGACTGGTGGACAACTTTCAACACGAAGAG aacctgctgcagcagGTGGCATCGAGGGACCTGTTGACCAACATCCAGCAGTTGCTAGTTGTGACGCCTCCCGTTCTCAGCTCGGGGATGTTTATTATGGTTGTGCGCATGCTCTCCCTGATGTGCTCCAACTGCCCAAGTCTGGCAGTCCAGCTTATGAAACAAA ACATAGCAGAAACTCTGCGTTTCCTCTTGTGCGGTGCGTCAAATGGAAGCTGCCAGGAACAAATTGAGCTCGTACCTCGAAGCCCCCAGGAACTCTATGAACTCACCTCCCTCATTtg TGAACTGATGCCCTGCCTCCCCAGAGAGGGCATCTTTGCAGTTGATGCTATGCTGAAGAAAGGCAGCGCTCAAACAACCGAAGGTGCAATCTGGCAGTGGAGGGATGACCGGGGCTTGTGGCATCCTTACAACCGCATCGACAGCCGCATCAttgag ACGGCCCACCAGAACGGAGAAGATGAGATCAGCTTGTCGACTCTGGGCCGTGTATACACAATTGACTTCAACTCTATGCAGCAGATAAATGAAGACACAGGAACAGCGCGTGGTATCCAGAGGAAGCCTAATCCTCTTGCCAATCCTAACACAG GGAGTCACCAAGAAGTTCGTCGGGAAGATGCAAGAGCCCAGTTGATGAAGGAGGACCCTGAGCTGGCGAAGTGCTTTATTAAAACACTGTTTGGGGTCTTGTATGAGGTCTACAGCTCATCAGCTGGCCCTGCTGTCCGACACAAGTGCCTTAGAGCCATCCTCAGGATCATCTACTTCGCTGACGCCGAGCTGCTGAAGGATGTGCTGAGGAACCATGCTGTGTCCAG TCACATTGCCTCCATGCTGTCCAGCCAGGACCTGAAGATTGTGGTTGGATCTCTGCAGATGGCAGATATCCTCATGCAGAAGCTGCCTGATATCTTCAGTGTCTATTTTAGAAGAGAAG GTGTAATGCATCAAGTAAAGAACCTTGCAGAGTCTGAGAGCTTTCTTGTCACTAGTCCCCCAAAGGCCTGCTCCAGTGGTACTGCCAGTCTCTGTACCACAACAATCACCAGTGTATCCACGACGTCGGCTAACATTGCAACTCCTGACCTGGGGTCCCCCAGCTTTCAGCACAGCATGGATGACTCACTGGACCTCAGTCCCCAGGG GCGGTTAAGTGATGTCCTAAAGAGAAAACGCCTTCCAAAAAGAGGGCCCAGAAGGCCTAAGTACTCTCCCCCAAGAGACGATGATAAAGTAGACAATCAGG TCTTCTTCGCAGCCAAGAGCCCCACCAGTACTCAGTCACCCAAGTCGTCATTCTTGGCCAGCCTCAATCCTAAGACCTGGGGGAAGCTGGGAGCTCAAACTAACAATGCCAACTCTGAGCCATCACGCACAGCCGGAGTAAGCGGCCTGGCAAGAGCGCCTCCCAAAGACTCTATTTCAAATAACAG AGAGAAAATTAAAGCCTGGATTAAAGAGCAGGCAAGTAAGTTTGTGGAGCGCTACTTCAACGCTGAGAATGTGGACGGCAGCAACCCCGCTCTGAATGTTCTCCAGAGACTTTGCACGGCCACCGAGCAGCTGAACCTGCAG GTGGATGGTGGGTTGGAGTGCCTGGTGGAAATCTCCAACATCGTGTCAGAATCTGACGTGTCATCGTTTGAGATCCAGCACAGCGGTCTGGTGAAGCAGCTTCTGATCTATCTTACCTCCAACGCGGACAGAGACCTGCTCAGTCGTGACGTGCGGCTCAAGAGGTTCCTCAACATCTTCGCTGGTTGTCCG CTGCCGGGTATTGAGCCTGTTGGTCGTCTGGATCCCACAAATAATTCGGCGTACATGGCACTCGTACACAAGATGAACAGCTGTCTGAGCCAAATGGAGCAGTTCCCAGTCAAGGTGCACGACTTCCCCAGTGGCAATGGCAACGGCAGCAG GGGATCTCAGGCGCTGAAGTTCTTCAACACACATCAGCTCAAGTGTCAGCTGCAAAGGCACCCAGACTGCACTAATGTTAAACAGTGGAAAGGCGGCCCTGTGAAGATCGACCCACTGGCCCTGGTGCAAGCGATCGAGAGATATCTGGTGGTCAGAG gttaTGGTAGAATCAGGGAAGAAGATGAGGACAGCGACGATGACGGTTCAGATGATGAAATAGACGAATCATTg GCGGCACAGTTCCTAAATTCTGGCAGCGTGCGTCACAGACTACAGTTCTACATTGGTGACCACCTGCTGCCATACAACATGACGGTGTACCAGGCTGTCCGGCAATACAGTCTTCAGGCAGAAGAAGAGCGGGAGTCGACGGATGACGAAGCAAATCCACTGGGGAGGGCTGGAATCTGGACCAAAACGCACACAATATG GTATAAGCCTGTGAGAGAAGACGAGGAAGGCAGTAAGGACTCGGTGGGTGGAAAGCGAGGCAGAGCCCAGACTGCTCCCACTAAAACCTCACCGCGCAACGCCAAGAAACAGGATGAGCTGTGGCATG GCATCCAAAGCAAAAGCAATACAGAGCTTTGTGACAACGCGTGGCCGG ATGGCGTATGTCCCAGCGTCGCCAATCCTTTGGAAACATACCTCACTACAGAGCCACCAGAGAGCATAACCTTTGACGACCCCTCTTTAGAGGTCACCCTGCTGCTGAGGATCCTTCACTCCATCAGTCGATTCTGGTTCTACTTGTATGAT AATGCTGCGTGTAAGGAAATTATTCCAACCTCTGAGTTCATTAATAGTAAACTGACTGCCAAAGCCAATCGTCAGCTACAAGACCCACTGGTCATCATGACGGGGAACATCCCCACCTGGCTTATCGAGCTGGGAAAGACCTG CCCCTTCTTCTTCCCCTTCGACACTCGGCAGATGTTGTTTTATGTAACCGCCTTCGATCGAGACAGAGCCATGCAGCGCCTGCTGGACACAAACCCCGAGATCAACCAGTCAGATTCTCAGGACAGCAGAGTCGCACCACGTCTAGACAGGAAAAAG AGAACTATAAACCGTGAGGATCTATTAAAACAGGCAGAGTCTGTGATGCAGGACCTCGGCAGCTCCAGGGCAATGCTGGAGATTCAGTATGAGAATGAG GTGGGCACGGGGCTCGGTCCCACGCAGGAGTTCTACGCTCTGGTGTCTCAGGAGCTTCAGAGAGCGGATCTTGGTCTTTGGAGAGGCGAAGAGATTACTCTGGCCAATCCTAAAG GAAACCAAGAGGGCACCAAGTACATGTTCAACTCCAGAGGACTGTTTGCTGTTCCCTTTGGCAGAACAACAAAACCAGCACACATagccaaaattaaaatgaagttcCGTTTCTTAGGAAAGTTGATGGCCAAAGCAATTATGGACTTTAGACTG CTGGATCTGCCGTTGGGGCTTCCGTTTTATAAGTGGATGCTGCGACACGAGACGTCTATAAGCTCTCACGACTTGATGAACATTGATCCGAGTGTGGCCAAGTCCATCCAGCACCTGGAGGATATCATCCGTCAGAAGAAGAGGTTGGAACAGGACCGATCACAG ACCAGAGAAACCCTCCAGCAGGCCCTAGAGAGCCTGAACATGAACGGCTGCTCGGTGGAGGACCTGGGCTTGGACTTCACTCTTCCTGGCTTCCCAAACATTGAGCTGAAAAAGGGCGGAAAAGACGTGCCAGTCACAATCTACAACCTGGAGGAGTACCTCAGG TTGGTGGTGTACTGGACCTTAAATGAAGGAGTATCAAGACAGTTTGACTCATTCAGGGAAGGGTTTGAGTCAGTCTTCCCTTTGCATCACCTGCAGTATTTCTACCCTGAAGAG CTGGACCAGTTGCTGTGCGGCAGTAAATCAGAGACATGGGATGTGAAGACGCTGATGGAGTGCTGTCGACCGGACCACGGCTACACGCATGACAG CCGGGCCATCCGGTTCCTGTTCGAGGTGTTGAGCAGCTTCGATGCCGAGCAGCAGCGGCTCTTTCTCCAGTTTGTTACTGGAAGCCCGAGGCTGCCTGTCGGAg GTTTCCGGAGCCTCAACCCCCCTCTGACAATTGTGAGGAAGACATTCGAGTCGACGGAGAACCCCGACGACTTCCTGCCCTCAGTCATGACCTGCGTCAACTACCTGAAGCTGCCTGACTACTCCAGCATAGAGGTCATGCGAGAAAAACTGTTGATTGCTGCTCGCGAGGGCCAGCAGTCGTTCCACCTTTCCTGA